A single window of Methanoregula sp. DNA harbors:
- the ilvN gene encoding acetolactate synthase small subunit — protein sequence MKPHTLAVFVENKAGVLSRVTGLFSRRGFNIESLAVGTCEEPGTSRITIVVIGDDEKVEQVMKQLNKLIDVIKVTDLTENERVERELALIKVNAEPGAGRAEIMQIAQIFRAQIVDVGAKSLILQVTGDTGKIDALEKLLRQFGVKELVRTGRIGILRGSKTIASTK from the coding sequence ATGAAGCCGCATACACTGGCAGTATTTGTTGAGAACAAAGCGGGCGTTCTCTCCCGGGTTACCGGTCTATTCTCCCGCCGCGGGTTCAATATCGAGAGCTTGGCAGTGGGCACCTGCGAGGAACCGGGTACGAGCCGGATCACCATTGTCGTTATCGGTGACGATGAAAAGGTCGAGCAGGTGATGAAACAGCTCAACAAGCTGATCGATGTAATCAAGGTTACTGACCTGACGGAAAACGAGCGGGTGGAACGCGAACTCGCACTCATCAAGGTGAATGCAGAGCCGGGCGCAGGCAGGGCTGAGATCATGCAGATCGCCCAGATCTTCCGCGCCCAGATCGTCGATGTCGGCGCAAAATCGCTAATCCTGCAGGTTACTGGAGATACCGGTAAGATCGATGCGCTTGAAAAGCTGCTCCGTCAATTCGGGGTAAAGGAGCTTGTCAGGACAGGACGGATTGGAATTTTGCGGGGATCAAAGACCATAGCAAGTACAAAATAA
- the ilvB gene encoding biosynthetic-type acetolactate synthase large subunit, with protein sequence MKTGAKILVESLQREGVDILFGYPGGVVLPIYDELYNSTLKHLLMRHEQAAAHAADGYARASGKVGVCLATSGPGACNLVTGIATAYMDSVPVVAITGQVPTSLLGNDAFQESDITGITMPVTKHNYLLKDCRDVARVVKEAFFIAGTGRPGPVLIDIPKDVSTGIVEKVEYPETVNLRGYNPTYKGHKRQIDKAIEMIAAAERPVIYAGGGVISSNASAELLGLANVLTIPVTTTLMGIGCIPGDHPLNLGMLGMHGTEYANFAITESDLLLAIGVRFDDRVTGKAEKFAPNAKIIHIDIDPAEIGKNKRVDVPIVGDTKSVIKDMLASIKKTGAKDSWIKRIKHWKQHHPLKYKKDGRLRPQFIIQQMSELLKGDAIIVSEVGQNQMWTAQWYNFKNPRTWITSGGLGTMGYGFPAAIGAHFARPDLPVFDVAGDGSIQMNIQEMGTVAANNIPVKIAILNNMYLGMVRQWQELFYDRRYSFTELPPVEFVKIANAYGIEGIKVESCDDVLPALRAALDCNGPFVMDFRIEREENVFPMVPAGAAINEMIGGHEPT encoded by the coding sequence ATGAAAACCGGGGCGAAAATCCTCGTTGAATCACTGCAACGCGAGGGTGTCGATATCTTATTCGGCTACCCCGGCGGCGTGGTTCTGCCAATCTATGATGAGCTATACAACTCAACGCTCAAACACCTGCTTATGCGGCACGAGCAAGCGGCAGCGCATGCTGCTGACGGGTACGCCCGGGCGAGCGGGAAGGTCGGGGTATGCCTTGCGACCTCCGGGCCCGGGGCGTGCAACCTTGTCACCGGCATTGCTACAGCATATATGGACTCAGTGCCGGTCGTTGCAATTACCGGGCAGGTCCCGACAAGTCTGCTGGGAAACGATGCATTCCAGGAATCCGACATCACCGGCATTACCATGCCGGTCACCAAGCACAACTACCTTCTCAAGGACTGCAGGGACGTTGCACGGGTCGTGAAGGAAGCATTCTTTATAGCCGGCACTGGACGCCCGGGGCCTGTGCTGATCGACATTCCAAAAGATGTCAGCACCGGTATTGTTGAAAAAGTGGAGTATCCCGAAACCGTAAACCTGCGGGGATACAACCCGACCTATAAGGGGCACAAACGCCAGATCGACAAAGCAATCGAGATGATCGCTGCCGCTGAACGTCCGGTCATCTATGCCGGCGGTGGCGTCATAAGCTCAAACGCATCTGCAGAACTACTCGGACTTGCCAATGTCCTTACCATTCCGGTAACAACAACCCTGATGGGTATCGGGTGTATCCCGGGAGATCACCCGCTTAACCTCGGGATGCTGGGCATGCACGGTACGGAGTACGCAAATTTCGCCATCACCGAGTCTGACTTGCTGCTGGCAATCGGCGTCCGGTTTGACGACCGGGTCACCGGGAAAGCCGAAAAGTTTGCACCGAACGCAAAGATCATCCACATCGATATTGACCCGGCCGAGATCGGCAAGAACAAGCGCGTTGATGTCCCGATAGTCGGAGATACAAAATCTGTGATAAAAGATATGCTTGCGTCGATTAAGAAGACCGGCGCAAAAGATTCGTGGATAAAACGGATAAAGCACTGGAAGCAGCACCACCCGCTCAAATACAAAAAAGATGGCAGGCTCCGCCCCCAGTTTATCATCCAGCAGATGAGCGAACTTCTTAAAGGCGATGCCATTATCGTCAGCGAAGTGGGCCAGAACCAGATGTGGACTGCCCAATGGTATAATTTCAAAAATCCACGGACCTGGATCACGAGCGGCGGTCTTGGTACTATGGGCTATGGGTTCCCCGCAGCAATCGGGGCGCATTTTGCAAGACCGGACCTGCCCGTATTCGATGTTGCAGGTGATGGGAGCATCCAGATGAACATCCAGGAGATGGGGACGGTTGCAGCCAACAACATACCGGTCAAGATCGCCATCCTCAACAACATGTACCTTGGGATGGTCCGGCAGTGGCAGGAGCTCTTCTATGACCGCAGGTATTCGTTCACAGAACTTCCGCCGGTCGAGTTTGTGAAGATTGCAAACGCGTATGGCATTGAAGGGATCAAGGTAGAGTCCTGCGATGATGTGCTCCCGGCGCTCAGGGCGGCTCTTGACTGCAACGGCCCGTTTGTGATGGACTTTCGAATCGAGAGGGAGGAGAACGTCTTCCCCATGGTCCCGGCAGGTGCTGCGATCAATGAGATGATTGGGGGGCATGAACCGACATGA
- a CDS encoding 2-isopropylmalate synthase — protein MSVLFVDNIRFLDTTLRDGEQTPGVSLNPEQKLEIASKLADIGVDVIEVGSAAASEGERAAIRLIADAGLSAEICTYVRALNEDIDHAADFGADSVHLVVPVSDLHIAKKMRKTREQVVSMAYSAVEYAKERGLIVELSGEDASRADQMFLRTLFAQGVERGADRLCFCDTVGLLTPEKVAAFIPPLAKIAPLSIHCHDDLGFAMTNTIAGLKNGASCAHTTVNGLGERAGNTPFEELVMSLEILYEYKTRIKKEELYHLALLVSRLTGVPLPVNKAIVGEMAFTHESGIHAHGVIREPSTYESIKPEMIGRKRRIVLGKHSGSASVEAALNEMNYSTDASQLREIVKRIKDLGDRGKRVSDSDLMAIADAVLAIECKPVIRMRQFTAVSGSNMIPTASVTLEVNGKEMTGAATGDGPVDAAMQVLRKSIGDVADIRLEEYHVDAISGGTDALVEVTVRLSKDGKIITSRGARTDIIMASVEAMIAGMNRLLEGRT, from the coding sequence GTGAGTGTTTTATTCGTCGATAATATCCGCTTTTTAGATACCACGTTACGTGACGGGGAGCAGACTCCCGGCGTTTCGTTAAACCCTGAACAGAAACTTGAGATCGCATCAAAGCTTGCCGATATTGGTGTCGATGTCATCGAGGTCGGTTCTGCAGCTGCGTCTGAAGGTGAACGGGCAGCAATCCGTTTGATTGCCGATGCCGGGCTGAGTGCCGAGATCTGTACCTATGTCCGTGCGTTAAACGAGGACATTGACCATGCTGCGGACTTTGGGGCGGATTCTGTCCATCTCGTTGTCCCGGTCAGCGACCTGCACATCGCAAAAAAGATGCGAAAGACCCGCGAGCAGGTCGTTTCAATGGCATACAGCGCAGTCGAGTACGCAAAAGAACGGGGGCTCATTGTCGAACTCTCGGGTGAAGATGCGTCGCGGGCTGACCAGATGTTCCTGCGTACACTGTTTGCGCAAGGGGTTGAACGGGGTGCTGACCGGCTCTGCTTCTGCGATACGGTGGGTCTCCTTACCCCGGAAAAAGTTGCAGCGTTCATCCCTCCACTTGCAAAGATTGCTCCTCTTTCGATCCACTGCCATGATGACCTCGGGTTTGCGATGACAAATACGATTGCCGGCTTAAAAAATGGTGCCAGTTGTGCTCACACTACCGTCAACGGTCTGGGGGAACGTGCGGGCAACACACCGTTTGAGGAGCTGGTCATGTCACTGGAGATCCTCTACGAGTATAAAACCCGCATTAAAAAAGAGGAGCTCTACCACCTTGCCCTGTTGGTTTCCCGTTTGACCGGTGTCCCGCTTCCGGTAAACAAGGCAATCGTCGGTGAAATGGCATTTACCCACGAGAGTGGAATCCATGCACATGGTGTGATACGGGAGCCTTCGACCTATGAGTCCATCAAGCCGGAGATGATCGGAAGGAAGCGCCGGATTGTGCTGGGCAAACACTCGGGATCTGCATCCGTGGAGGCGGCGCTCAACGAAATGAATTATTCTACCGATGCCAGCCAGCTCAGGGAGATCGTTAAACGGATCAAGGACCTTGGGGACCGGGGCAAACGGGTCTCGGATTCAGACCTGATGGCAATAGCCGATGCTGTCCTTGCCATCGAATGCAAACCGGTGATCAGGATGCGGCAATTTACCGCTGTATCGGGGAGCAACATGATCCCGACTGCGTCGGTCACGCTGGAAGTCAATGGGAAAGAGATGACCGGTGCAGCCACCGGCGATGGCCCGGTAGATGCGGCAATGCAGGTGCTCCGAAAATCTATCGGGGATGTTGCAGATATCCGGCTCGAAGAATATCATGTCGATGCAATCAGCGGCGGGACCGATGCACTGGTTGAAGTGACAGTAAGATTAAGTAAAGACGGGAAGATAATTACTTCAAGAGGCGCACGCACCGACATCATCATGGCAAGTGTCGAAGCGATGATCGCCGGAATGAACAGACTACTTGAGGGAAGAACATGA
- a CDS encoding GNAT family N-acetyltransferase, whose product MDYEKVLIPTDWSDYADEAVRRAAEIPGISEVTLLHVAPIREQERTGNNNHGAPDAGTAADLLKRDRAFLEAKGIRTKVTIEPSHHHQIARTILEVAQAQGIMLIAMGARGTNRIREALLGSVSHEVIRNARTHILLMHPAPPLIFGHPPPSPSLPLCEKVICPVDLSKPSDETVRSLVRCVHRPKVILLHVIRSVESARHRDSLHQRAMIRLTEFQQELGLQGITSELMVRTGDPVLITCMTAERENATVILLSRYGRFDYTKNIPIGSTAEAIAMRATRPVLIRYPQIRLDIFVRELAGEEFYLAEKVWVHYHQQKGDVSTDRIFAVFVEGTIAGVARCRRHPDGNEVDGVFILHEFRDRGYARKLMQDLILHCGSEVLYMHSTLELVSFYRTFGFVPIPEQELPPTIRERFNFALGNMQGSDVCPMKRVPESL is encoded by the coding sequence ATGGATTACGAGAAAGTCCTGATCCCTACGGACTGGTCGGATTATGCGGATGAAGCGGTCCGGCGTGCAGCCGAAATACCGGGAATCTCCGAAGTGACTCTCCTCCATGTTGCACCCATCCGGGAACAGGAGAGAACTGGCAATAATAATCATGGTGCCCCTGATGCCGGTACTGCAGCGGATCTTTTAAAAAGGGACCGGGCATTTCTTGAGGCCAAGGGAATCAGGACAAAGGTCACCATCGAGCCGTCACATCATCATCAGATTGCGCGGACGATCCTTGAAGTCGCACAGGCTCAGGGCATCATGCTTATTGCAATGGGTGCACGCGGTACAAACCGGATCCGCGAAGCACTTCTTGGAAGCGTTTCCCATGAAGTGATCAGGAATGCCCGGACTCATATCCTCCTCATGCACCCGGCTCCACCGCTGATATTTGGTCACCCCCCTCCGTCACCTTCATTACCTCTCTGCGAAAAAGTAATCTGCCCGGTCGATCTCTCCAAACCATCAGATGAGACCGTGCGCAGTCTTGTCCGGTGTGTCCACCGCCCCAAAGTCATCCTGCTCCACGTGATCCGGTCCGTGGAATCTGCCCGGCACCGGGACAGTCTTCACCAGCGGGCGATGATACGGCTCACTGAATTCCAGCAGGAGCTCGGGCTGCAGGGTATCACGAGTGAATTGATGGTACGGACCGGTGATCCGGTTCTCATTACCTGCATGACTGCGGAACGTGAGAATGCCACGGTTATCCTGCTCTCCCGGTACGGGCGGTTTGACTATACAAAAAACATCCCGATCGGTTCCACTGCCGAAGCGATCGCGATGCGGGCGACACGGCCCGTCCTGATCCGGTACCCGCAGATCAGACTTGACATTTTTGTGCGAGAACTTGCCGGCGAAGAGTTTTACCTTGCAGAAAAAGTCTGGGTGCACTACCACCAGCAGAAAGGTGACGTTTCAACCGACCGGATCTTTGCGGTCTTTGTTGAAGGGACGATTGCCGGTGTTGCCCGGTGCCGGCGTCACCCGGATGGCAACGAAGTTGACGGTGTGTTTATCCTGCACGAATTCCGGGACAGGGGATATGCCCGCAAACTGATGCAGGATTTAATCCTGCATTGCGGCAGTGAAGTCCTGTACATGCATTCCACACTCGAACTTGTCTCTTTTTACCGGACATTCGGTTTTGTCCCAATACCGGAGCAGGAACTTCCGCCAACGATACGGGAGCGGTTTAATTTTGCGCTCGGGAACATGCAGGGTTCGGATGTCTGCCCGATGAAGCGGGTGCCCGAAAGCCTGTAA
- the ppk1 gene encoding polyphosphate kinase 1, with amino-acid sequence MTAGPPNADFSDPTQFINRELGWLAFNRQVLSEAQDQSHPLLERVKFHAIFANNLDEFFMIRIAGLKRQLENGVLEAPPDGMTPAQQLAAIRAALTPTLEEQAACWREELIPQLAASGIHIHTYGTLNPEQQALVRQHFIDNIFPVLTPLAFDVSHPFPFISNLSLNLAIIIKDQNREYFARIKVPTRLFPRLLRIPVTDDPGRDDDSNVHFILLEEVIAANLDLLFPGLEVVAAYPFRITRDADLEIEEDEASDLLTAVEEVMEQRRTGRPVRIEVHRSMPDRICMMLENKLGISSPMLYRLDHPVGMADMMQMLSLDRQDLKDTPFVPSVPPEIAEGRDIFTAIQHNDVLLFCPYDSFSPVINFIRQAAHDPDVLAIKITLYRVGANSPVVAALMEARENGKAVAALIELKARFDEENNIVWARQLERAGVHVVYGIVGLKVHAKLCMVVRREKEGIRRYLHLGTGNYNATSSRIYTDFGIFTCDREIGADIADLFNFLTGYARIEQYRRLLVAPVSMRMSILERIEREVVRHKTGGDGRIIFKMNALVDRECITALYRASQAGVRVELQVRGICCLRPGLKGISENIRVTTIVGRFLEHARLYYFHNGGEREVLLGSADLMPRNLDRRVEILFPVKDPAIKSALLDTILDRQLHDTEKLRVMESDGTYIRDFRNFDGGPFNAQSWFIIHRGEWHRGST; translated from the coding sequence ATGACTGCCGGACCCCCAAATGCTGATTTTTCTGACCCGACCCAATTCATCAACCGCGAACTGGGCTGGCTCGCGTTCAACCGGCAAGTGCTTAGCGAAGCGCAGGACCAGTCCCACCCCCTGCTCGAACGGGTAAAATTCCATGCAATTTTTGCAAACAACCTTGACGAATTTTTCATGATCCGTATCGCAGGACTCAAGCGTCAGCTTGAAAATGGTGTGCTTGAAGCGCCCCCGGATGGCATGACACCTGCCCAGCAGCTTGCTGCAATCCGTGCCGCACTCACCCCCACGCTCGAAGAACAGGCGGCATGCTGGAGAGAAGAGCTCATCCCTCAACTGGCAGCGTCCGGTATCCATATTCATACATATGGAACGCTCAACCCTGAACAGCAGGCTTTGGTGCGCCAGCATTTCATTGACAATATCTTTCCTGTTCTCACCCCGCTTGCCTTTGACGTGTCGCACCCGTTCCCGTTCATCTCCAACCTCTCCCTCAACCTCGCCATCATAATCAAGGATCAGAACCGGGAGTATTTCGCCCGTATCAAGGTCCCGACACGACTTTTTCCCCGGCTCCTGCGAATCCCCGTGACAGATGATCCCGGCCGCGATGACGATTCAAATGTGCATTTTATCCTGCTCGAAGAGGTAATCGCTGCAAACCTTGACCTGCTCTTCCCCGGCCTTGAAGTGGTCGCTGCATACCCGTTCCGGATTACCCGGGATGCAGACCTTGAGATTGAGGAGGATGAGGCGTCCGACCTGCTGACTGCGGTCGAGGAGGTGATGGAGCAGCGCCGGACCGGCAGGCCGGTTCGGATCGAAGTCCACCGGTCCATGCCTGACCGGATTTGCATGATGCTCGAGAACAAACTGGGCATCTCGTCACCCATGCTCTACCGCCTGGACCACCCTGTCGGAATGGCTGATATGATGCAGATGCTCTCCCTTGACCGGCAGGACCTCAAGGACACCCCCTTTGTCCCGTCTGTCCCGCCAGAAATTGCCGAGGGCAGGGATATTTTTACTGCAATTCAACACAACGACGTCCTGCTATTCTGTCCCTACGACAGTTTCTCTCCGGTCATAAACTTCATCCGGCAGGCAGCGCACGACCCCGATGTGCTCGCAATCAAGATTACCCTGTACCGGGTCGGCGCAAACTCCCCAGTTGTTGCTGCCCTCATGGAAGCCCGGGAGAACGGAAAGGCGGTTGCCGCCCTCATTGAACTCAAGGCGCGGTTTGACGAGGAGAATAATATCGTCTGGGCACGCCAGCTGGAGCGTGCAGGTGTCCATGTCGTGTACGGGATTGTCGGGCTTAAGGTACATGCAAAACTCTGCATGGTTGTACGGCGTGAAAAAGAGGGTATCCGCCGTTACCTGCACCTTGGGACGGGCAACTACAATGCCACATCCAGCAGGATTTACACGGATTTTGGGATTTTTACCTGCGACCGTGAGATCGGAGCGGATATCGCAGACCTCTTCAATTTCCTGACTGGATATGCCCGCATCGAGCAGTATCGCAGGCTCCTTGTTGCACCGGTCTCTATGCGAATGTCGATCCTGGAGCGCATCGAACGGGAGGTTGTCCGGCACAAAACTGGTGGTGACGGCAGGATTATCTTCAAGATGAACGCACTGGTTGACCGGGAATGCATCACTGCCCTGTACCGGGCATCACAGGCCGGTGTCAGGGTTGAACTACAGGTAAGGGGGATTTGCTGCCTGCGCCCGGGGCTTAAAGGAATCTCGGAGAATATCCGGGTGACCACGATTGTCGGCAGGTTCCTTGAACATGCCCGGCTGTATTATTTTCATAATGGGGGAGAGCGCGAGGTGCTGCTTGGGAGTGCTGACCTGATGCCAAGAAACCTTGACCGGCGAGTGGAGATCCTTTTCCCGGTAAAAGACCCTGCGATTAAGTCTGCACTGCTTGATACCATTCTTGACCGCCAGCTCCATGATACAGAGAAACTCCGGGTGATGGAAAGCGATGGCACCTATATCCGGGATTTTAGGAATTTTGATGGTGGACCGTTCAATGCACAGAGCTGGTTTATAATCCACAGGGGGGAATGGCACCGTGGCAGCACATGA
- a CDS encoding CHAD domain-containing protein: protein MAAHERFLCRFAAKRLVPRVRAFVREIDGVREGTNPDHVHGMRVASRRLRSALPLFSSCFIEKKYRRWMKGIKAITSALGSVRDTDVQILFLESYAKEHPPLFRDGSGITSLIKLLRQQRARQQEDVLAALDMLVTDNTAGEITNALRELSLRKKPEKKVMEIPSDLYQAAAGHIGSVLDAMLSYDAELQNPDDAKGHHKARIAAKKLRYTLEIYRPIYPNRLKSSIQHIKKLQESLGMLHDCDIWAQFLTLVVADRHRALSGHENFGTHPSATFVFVAGSSPVEPDVVRLLLDRKQQRDIIYRELVSTWEDCKARNIWGRLRTEINSAAETTPAPELLLQENTKEYSLESVHALAGSFPQGYEHAKQVTRLALMLFDELAPLHSYSGNERFLLECGGLLHDIGWVFGQQGHHTRSFSMIVDDHTLPLSDRERTIVALIARYHRKSVPGAKDEVFMSLKPKDKRIVRTCTALLRVADGLDYTHTDRISSLACTISSDAVTCRLVHEGDVVVETARAIQKSNLFIKVFSRRLVFE, encoded by the coding sequence GTGGCAGCACATGAACGCTTCCTCTGCAGGTTCGCAGCAAAACGCCTTGTTCCCCGCGTGAGGGCATTTGTCCGGGAAATTGACGGGGTCAGGGAGGGCACCAATCCCGACCATGTGCACGGGATGCGTGTCGCGTCACGGCGGCTGCGGAGTGCCCTGCCCCTTTTCTCATCCTGTTTTATAGAAAAAAAGTACCGGCGCTGGATGAAAGGGATAAAAGCGATAACCAGCGCGCTGGGCAGTGTGCGGGACACCGATGTCCAGATCCTGTTCCTTGAATCATATGCAAAGGAACATCCTCCGTTATTCAGGGACGGTTCCGGTATTACCTCACTTATCAAACTTCTCCGCCAGCAACGGGCACGCCAACAGGAAGATGTACTTGCGGCACTCGACATGCTGGTCACGGACAACACAGCCGGGGAGATCACAAATGCACTCCGCGAACTATCACTTCGTAAAAAACCGGAAAAGAAGGTTATGGAGATTCCATCCGATTTGTACCAGGCGGCAGCGGGACATATCGGATCGGTTCTGGACGCGATGCTTTCCTATGATGCGGAGCTGCAAAATCCTGATGATGCAAAAGGACATCACAAGGCACGGATTGCGGCCAAGAAGCTCCGGTATACCCTGGAAATCTACCGCCCTATTTATCCGAACCGGCTGAAATCATCTATACAGCACATCAAAAAGCTGCAGGAATCTTTAGGAATGCTCCATGACTGCGATATCTGGGCGCAGTTCCTCACCCTTGTTGTTGCAGACCGGCACCGGGCCTTGTCCGGACATGAGAATTTTGGGACGCATCCTTCCGCCACATTTGTTTTTGTTGCTGGCAGTTCTCCTGTCGAACCCGATGTCGTCCGACTGCTCCTTGACCGGAAACAACAGCGCGATATAATCTACCGGGAACTTGTTTCTACATGGGAGGACTGCAAAGCCCGGAATATCTGGGGCCGCCTGCGCACTGAGATAAACTCCGCAGCAGAGACAACCCCTGCACCGGAACTTCTACTGCAAGAAAATACAAAAGAATATTCTCTTGAATCTGTGCATGCCCTTGCAGGATCATTTCCACAAGGATATGAGCATGCAAAACAGGTCACCCGTCTTGCCCTGATGCTCTTTGATGAGCTGGCCCCGCTTCATAGTTATTCCGGTAATGAGCGTTTCCTCCTTGAATGCGGAGGGCTTCTCCATGATATCGGATGGGTATTCGGGCAACAGGGCCATCATACCCGGAGTTTTTCCATGATAGTGGATGATCACACCCTCCCGCTCTCTGACAGGGAACGCACAATTGTTGCTTTAATCGCCCGGTACCACCGCAAATCAGTCCCCGGTGCAAAGGATGAAGTGTTTATGTCTTTAAAACCCAAAGACAAAAGAATAGTCCGCACTTGTACTGCCCTGCTCCGTGTAGCCGATGGCCTTGATTATACCCATACCGACCGGATCTCCTCGCTTGCATGCACGATCTCTTCCGATGCGGTGACCTGCAGGTTAGTGCACGAAGGGGATGTCGTTGTAGAAACGGCAAGGGCGATCCAGAAAAGCAACCTCTTTATCAAGGTCTTCTCACGCAGGCTTGTGTTTGAATGA
- a CDS encoding Ppx/GppA phosphatase family protein has translation MKAAVKGTEGHVVGFVDIGTNSVRLLVVRFNPNHSFSILTKKKQQVQLGEGEFENEELRPEAIDRAVVVCKTFVELARTFACEEFVAVATSATREAANQNELLSRLRREAHLDVRVISGREEARLTYLGVATGVNLGERLALFIDIGGGSTELILGNKQDYTYLESLKLGSIRLTNQYISPSDTGPVSQGQYKKLQHHVKNQIIHIVKKVKSEKPDIAFGSSGTIMNLAEIAHRALHKNSENSNGILTHRDLKKVIEMLCALPVSQRQHVPGMNPGRADIIIAGAAIIDTLMKELGLLSIKTTTRGLQDGLLADYLSRMHEFPLFGELSPRQHSVLQLGRSCGINEAHARTVTMLALGLFDSAKKQKLHNYSEAERELLEYATFLHDVGSFISYTNHHTHSYYIIRNADLLGFNEREVLIIANIARFHRKKVPGKNTPELLEIEPAEREVVRVLSMFLRLAESLDLSHAALVQGVRFVKVEQDTAYLEIVVRGDCQLEIWGG, from the coding sequence ATGAAGGCAGCCGTTAAGGGCACGGAAGGCCATGTTGTAGGTTTTGTCGATATCGGCACCAACTCAGTCCGGCTTCTTGTCGTCAGGTTCAACCCGAACCATTCCTTTTCGATACTCACCAAAAAGAAACAGCAGGTGCAGCTTGGAGAGGGCGAGTTTGAGAATGAGGAACTCAGGCCAGAAGCGATTGACCGGGCGGTTGTTGTCTGCAAAACATTTGTTGAACTTGCCCGGACATTTGCCTGCGAGGAATTTGTCGCAGTGGCAACGTCAGCGACCCGTGAGGCGGCAAACCAGAACGAGCTGTTGAGCCGTCTCCGCAGGGAAGCACACCTTGATGTCCGCGTTATCTCCGGGCGCGAGGAAGCACGATTGACCTATCTGGGTGTTGCGACCGGGGTCAACCTCGGCGAAAGACTGGCGCTCTTTATCGATATCGGTGGAGGGAGCACCGAACTGATCCTGGGAAACAAGCAGGACTATACCTACCTTGAGAGCTTAAAACTCGGCTCCATACGGCTGACCAACCAATACATCTCCCCATCAGATACAGGGCCGGTATCCCAGGGACAATATAAAAAACTTCAGCATCATGTAAAAAACCAGATCATTCATATCGTGAAGAAGGTCAAGTCAGAGAAACCCGATATTGCATTCGGGAGTTCCGGCACGATTATGAACCTCGCCGAGATCGCACACCGGGCCCTGCACAAGAATTCCGAAAATTCCAATGGCATCCTTACCCACCGGGACTTAAAGAAGGTGATCGAAATGCTCTGCGCACTCCCGGTAAGCCAGCGGCAGCATGTCCCCGGAATGAACCCGGGGCGGGCGGATATCATTATTGCCGGGGCAGCAATCATCGATACCCTGATGAAGGAACTTGGCCTTCTTAGCATTAAGACAACGACACGGGGGTTGCAGGATGGTCTCCTTGCGGATTACCTGTCCCGGATGCATGAGTTTCCTCTGTTCGGTGAACTCTCGCCGCGCCAGCACAGCGTCCTGCAGCTGGGCCGGTCCTGCGGGATTAATGAAGCTCATGCCCGGACGGTGACGATGCTTGCGCTGGGGCTCTTTGACTCCGCAAAAAAACAGAAACTGCATAATTATAGCGAGGCCGAACGTGAACTTCTTGAATATGCAACATTTCTGCATGATGTCGGGTCGTTCATCTCCTACACGAATCACCATACCCACTCATACTATATCATCCGGAATGCAGATCTGCTGGGTTTTAATGAGCGGGAGGTCCTGATCATTGCAAACATCGCACGATTCCACCGGAAGAAAGTGCCAGGGAAGAATACACCGGAGTTGCTTGAAATCGAACCGGCAGAACGCGAAGTGGTGCGGGTCCTCTCAATGTTCCTGCGCCTCGCAGAAAGCCTTGACCTCAGCCATGCGGCTCTCGTGCAGGGGGTAAGGTTTGTCAAAGTGGAACAAGACACCGCATACCTTGAAATCGTTGTGCGGGGCGACTGCCAGCTCGAAATCTGGGGGGGTTGA